The window TTTTTCACATAAATCAAAAATTGTAAAAAAATTTGCCCTAACCTCCCGGTGCAGGGCGGCCCCGGCACCAGGATCCCCCTTTTCATACAAAGCCAGTACCCTGTCCTTGGCCGCAATATAAGTGGCATACACGGATTCAATCCGGGAAAGTGCCTCTTTTTCCCAATCTGCTGTGACCAGGGGTTTGGCACAGGCCAGCTGGCTTTCAAAATCCTGCTTGGAAGCTGCCAGCTGCCTGAGCCATTCTGAATTTTTGTCCAGAAGATAATAGGACAAATATCCTTTCTGGTTAAGCAAAGAAGTTTCAAGGGCCTCGGCTGCCTGGTAGACAGGGACATGTCTTGCAACAATACCGGAAAACAAATCTTCAGTTTTATAGGTATACCAGATCATGGAAATGGCCCCCATGACCGTTATGCCCAAAAGCACGGCATTGGCAAAATAAATCCTTTGTTTCAGGCTCATTGAGAACATTTTGGTAACCATTGCCTTATCTCTTCTTTCAAGTCATACTGACAAGATTAAATATTGCCGGAGCGCCTCAGCAGCAGTCGGGCTTCAGCTTTACGGATACGTTCTTCCTGTTCTTCCTTCCGTTTCCAGGCATTGGCCAGTTTTTCACTGATATCATCAAAATCCGCCGGTTTCATCAGGTAATCAAAGGCGCCTTCCTTCATGCCTTCCACAGCGGTTTCCGTGGAGCCGTGGCCGGTGAGAAGAATGACTTCCACCAGGGGATGTTTCGCCTTGATTTTTTTCAAGGTCTCTATGCCGTCCATACCGGGCATGCGGATATCCAGAATCACCACGTCTATTTTAGTTGTTTCAAGCAGGTCTAAGGCCCTTTGTCCTGAATAGGCAGAAGATACCATTTCCCCCTGTTTGCTCAGGCGCAGGGAAAACATCTCTACAAAATCTTTTTCATCATCAACGATCAAGATTTTTACCGGTATTTTTACCATGGGTTTTTCTCCTTAAAATTTATGAAAGAATCTGTATTTGTTTGATATAAAAGTTCTGACAGCTTATTAACTTACTTATTGTTTTGTTATGGATCGAGCCCGGATGTTCATGGATCGGCTCAACCCGGCTGCTCATCGGAATGCCATTCAGGCAGGCAAATTGTAAAGGTTGCACCATGCCCGGGTTCTGATTCCACACGGATGCTGC is drawn from uncultured Desulfobacter sp. and contains these coding sequences:
- a CDS encoding response regulator, encoding MVKIPVKILIVDDEKDFVEMFSLRLSKQGEMVSSAYSGQRALDLLETTKIDVVILDIRMPGMDGIETLKKIKAKHPLVEVILLTGHGSTETAVEGMKEGAFDYLMKPADFDDISEKLANAWKRKEEQEERIRKAEARLLLRRSGNI